The region tctCAACATCCAAACAAACATTTAATAAATACTTTTATTAGAATTAGGCGTTGCATTTACAATAGGCTTATtagcaacatttttttaaaggcAAGAGTATGTACGGCAGCTAAGAGAGAAAAGATCGTTAATTTCGAAAGTCGATGTACAATCGCATCAACTTAAACCTCGCGTTAATGTAGTAAAACAGCTAGGAGGGTAAAGTAACAAGTGAACGAAGAAGGCACAGCGTCGCTGTTTTCCATGGTGCGGCAACATTCCGGAAGCCATGTGAAGTAGTTCTAGGGAGTGGCACTTCGCTTCTTATTGTATCGAGCTACTGGATAGTTGCGAGCGGTTCGGCAAGACACCAACGCATCACCTTGAGTTCCGGCGGGGCAGGTACAAACGGCCAGATGTCGCTTCGCTTGACATTGAGCACCTAGCAAGGTTCCAAGCACATTAGAAAAAACGGTCTTCTGGATCTTAATAATGCCGACTACCTACCGACACCACACTGCCCAGCGCATGGATCAACGCACTGGTACGAGATGCACGCCTTATGATCCGGACACTCGCTGTCGCTTTGGCATTCACCCTGGTGGCGAGAAAAACGGTTATGTTCATATCCGCAGCAATCAGATTAATTGACTTTCTGACCTGCCCAATCTGAGGGTCAGTCTCAAGTGGCAATCTAGTTTAATAACTTCTAGTTTAATCTAGATAATGAGGTGCTGGGGGACTCCTGCTAACTTACCCGAACGCACGCACTCAGGGCATTTCCTGTGTATCCCGGTGGGCAGGTACAGACCGGTCGTTCCTGGTTGCTACGATCGTATCCCGGCGTACAGACGGCATTCGTACCACACGGATTCGGGCTACAGAGATCCTCCTTTGTAAATGGTCGGCAGCTAATGAACGGATCACCGGTCATGTCACGTGGGCAGCTGCAAACCGGGGTCAGTCCGCGCAGATTACAGTCCGCTCCAACACCGCACGCCCCTTCGCAGGGATTCTTGCATATACCATAGATGCAAGCGGGACGTCCAGCCGGACAATCTCGATCACCGAAGCACTCTGGACGGCACTCGCTAAACGGACTACCGATGTAACCCTTCGGACATTCGCAAACTGCCCGGTGGCCAGTAACGCGGGCACACGTGGCACCCTTGCCGCACTGATTGCATCCATTCACACATTTGAACTGGCTGCAGTATTGAGTGGCGCTGCATTCGACATCCGATTCGCACTCGTGCCGGCATCCCGACAATGGTGAACCCTGTGAAGAATGGCAGTCGTAGCGTTATCTGTGCTGGTAGAATACGAACTGGAAAGTATGTTGCTTACGATGTATCCCGTTAAGCAGGAACACGTTGGTACTCCATTAACGACGTTGCATTTTGTGTTGGATCCACAAGGACTGGGCCGACAAAGTTCCTCTGTGTATGGGagtgaaaaatattaaaatagaaaaaggaCATTCTTTGCTGCACTAACGGCCTAACTTAGAGGAGTGTACGCTGTgtttattttacaaaattcATGGCGACCTCGCTTTTATGCCTCTGATTACCCTAGATAGATCATCTAGCTCAGTTTATATCCCATGAACAACCCACGATTCTCTTTTTGTAGTATGCAAACCAACCTAAATAAGGAAATCCATTAGAATCAACACCAGCCTCTGCCAAAAATTCAAGATTCCATCAACTACTAATCTATTTGCTAAATGCCAATACTCTATCGTCGATTTACATTCCTAACATCACCCGGCGTTGGATTGATACACTAATGCATTTTCCACCCATTCTCACTTTAACGATCTGATTTAGATGGAACAATAGTGGTTGAGTGTTTGTTGTTCCGGCAACCTACGCGTGAGTATCACGCGCGCCCCGTAGCTCTGACCTAGCTAATAAAGTGCTCGATAGACACCGTTGAAGGTGTTAGTGGGCCGTTTGTTTCCGCGGTTCATTGTACATACAATCATCAATTCAGCCATCATCTCAATGTCTATACACATTGTGGCAAGTTCAAGGTAAGCAAGCGAAGATAGCAAAGCTACCTTGGGTCACCGATACGTAGGTGTGGCTCACTGAGCAACACATGATCGGGTTTAACATATTTACCGCGTGCCAGTCAGCATCGAGATAATTATACTACGAACCGCCCTACGCATTGCCGCTAAGgagattttccgttttgttgtcCGCACACTGAACGTACCTGGGTCTTGTAGCCGACAGCTGCTGAATGGATCTCCAGTTCGTCCCCGTGGGCAGCTGCACACCGGCACGTGGTTGCGAACCTGCAATGTAGCCACAAAGCAGTACAGAAGCAATTGCCCTTTTCGGGGAACCATGAGCCCCCGGTCCCTCCGCCTAGCGGCTTACCTCGCAGTTCGCATTGATGCCACAGACGCCCGCACAGGGATTGACGCAATTCCCGTTACGGCAGGCCTGATCGCTGCGGCACTCGCTATGATCAAGACATTCGTCACGGCGACACTGGACGAGCGGATTGCCACTGTAGCCCGCTGGACAGGAACAAACCGGACGGCCGCCGGCCGTTTCCTGACACGTGGCGCCTACTCCGCACGGGTTGCGCGAACATCCCTGTCCTGTATTGTTCGGGTGGGTGgatgaaacacaaacaaagctTTACCCTATGCAATGGAGGAAGGGCTAGGGAGTTGAAGCGGGAATCGACTATTGCGTAACGCTCGATTCCTATTATGGAGTGGGCTAGAGCACTTCACGCCTGGTGTCGACCTATACTAGGCAAGCGAAAATCAAAAGTGGTTAGTCTACAAACGGCTGCTACGATGTTGACCCAATAAtcggagagagacagagaagagGATTGTTACCAAACGTGGCAGAGACGTTTTTGCAGAAAACGATTTAACCGTAGACTCAGTGTAAAATCCCATTGAAAAGCTCGTTGAGATCGAATCGATTATTGCAAAACAAGTCAAGTGATCGAGGACACCGAAGCGACCAAATATAGTAGTGCATGTAGGAACTACTATTACAATTAGTCGAAATTGCTCACTCAAAATGCGTCACAGTTGCGTAATACTACCTCTACGGATGCCAGGATGTCAACTTAATGGAAATTCATTAGTTCTATCGTGATGAGTTTTGCAGTATTTAGAGCATTTTTGGGTTGTCCTACTCAGAGTATCCATGGGAGTGGTGCATAGGTGCGTCGGTGCAATCGTGGTCAGAGAGGGTGGATGATGGTTAAAGGCGAAGCAGCAAAATCACACCAAAAGCAAACTGAAGGATAAAAGGAACGGATCCAGTGCCTTCCGACGCCGTTCCGTCATCGTAGAGAATGCGGCGGGTTGCAGCGGTGACGGTTCCGGCCGCGCTCTGATACTGCCTCGTAGTGATCCCGTTCGCGTTCGTGTAGTACACGATTTCGGGCTGCTGTTGGACGGCTTGCGGGGCTGTGTAGCTATAGTAAGAGTAGCCCGGAGCCAACCTGTCCGCACCGGCCGTCGAGTCGACTTTGGTGCGCGTTATGGTCACGATTTCGTCACCTGCCCGATAGACGGTCCTTTGCGTACCTAAGGTGACTAGCCAAACGTTCGCGAacaccagcaacgccagcagAAACCGAGCCTTCTGGTTGGCAGCCGTGAAGATGGTCGGTCCTGTCTGGGACAGTCCGGAACGGCCACAGACACGCTGGGAATCGAGAGGAAATTAAGATCACTATTAGCGCCACTTTTTTTTAGCATACTAATCTACATTTTTATATAGATTAACAATATCACACTGTCCCAAAATGTACACTAGGGCTTTGATTGATCAACACTCGTATTCGATGTGCTTGCGAAAGAGTCCACCATGCCACCACTAATTTCATACGACACTACACACAACAATTGTTCTATTGCCATTACCATGGTTCGCTATTGTTGGACCCTCCCGTGGATCTAAAACAACAGGCCGGATACGACGGTTTAGCTATTCGCGATTCTGCTCGCGTGGATCGATTGAATTTCGTAATTATACTACTGGTGCCACTCCGCGGCGCGAcacactgatgatgatcacacCTACGTGACCAACACCTTGCAATACAATTTGATCTTCCAATTCAAAGATTCAgaggttcgattcgattcggttaGCGTTTGTCAACCAACTGAGGCGACACGGGCAACTACTTAGGGGTATATATAAAAAATCGCATCATCGGCCAGTTCGAACACGGATATGGATGCCACCCCGCCCCCTACCCCATTAAGGCCGTCCACCATGCAAATAGCCACCCAAAACAATATCTACGCGCAATCATCGAATAGCCAGCCCGCCATTGGTGGTATGCCTCATCCGCAAATGGAGTTTGACTGCCCCCGCACAGTGGTAACGCCTGAGCATCACAGTTGGCGCTGAGCAGTAGCGGTAGTAGCGACGAAACATCGGAGTACGTGGAGCTCGCCCCATTCATGTGTTATTCTGGCCAGGCAGCGGCTGCTAAGAAGATCGCCAGCTCCAAGTCCTTGACCATCACCTTGAGAAAGGTTAACGCCGCATGCTGCGCGGGGTATTTGTTTCTTGGAGGCGGATTGATCGCGGATACCGCAGGCCTGGTGTCTGGTTCGTGATTTCGGAGCAAAATAAACTAAAACTACCAGCATGTAATCCACGCAAATACCGGCGTGTGCGACTCCGAGAACGAGTTATTGCGAATAAGTCTGAGGCCGTCTTTTGAGACTCCTACGCCCATCGCTACGTTAGAGTTGCTGCCGTGCCTTCGGTGCGGTTTGCCGCTATTTTGCCGAGGAAGTATGCAGATGGACACAACGGAGACGGAAACTATAATGCTTACTCTTGAATAGGGAaaaggccagcagcaggcgaaGAAGGCGGACGAATAGCATTTAATTTTCGATCCCATAAAATAGAAGAACTCATTTCGATCGCCTATTGTATGGAAATTTGTTTGTCCATTATACACTCGTTGATGTGTGAATAAAAATTGTTCAATTCGTTCATCAAACGGAGTTTGATCGTCTCATTTGGAAAAATACGCGAGGGACTCACTTCAAAGATTACTCTCAATAGAGCATCCGAATATGGTGGCGTCTGCCGTTTATGTTTTTCCGTATGTCCCATTTTATTGGGCCCACCGGTGGGCCATCTGTTCTTTACACACGATTTGAACTGAGTTGTACGGAGTACTAATTTATACGATAGGAGGTGATCGTGTGGGAATATATAAGCACGAGATTGTAAAAGTTCAAGGGAAGCGATTGCTCTCGTTTGATACAACCAGTCCGAGCAAACAGCTGCTTCTTGATAATGCGTGCATGATCGGGGAATAAATGTAGAACATACAGCCCATAATTTTGATATGTGATGTCCGTGATATATTTTCGTTAAGTGTTGGAAATGTGTGTCTTACATGCTAGATATTGTAAAAGCGGGGACGCAATGTGAGGCAAAGGTTacaaaaatattgcatgacaGTGGCCAATCAAGGCCGCTAGCATACTGATCTCCTGCGACAAATCCGACATATGCTGCGGCGTTGCAATCAGCGTCGGAGCGAACACGGTAGCCAGATTGTGTTCATTCATCTTGTTGATAGCGTGATGGGAAGCGATCCGATTCAGGTGCTCCAAGATGTACTTGAGACAGTGCAGATGGGCCGGTGGTAATGCTTTCACTGCGTTTCGCAGTGCTATCACTTGCTCGCCGATGGATTTCTCTTCTGAAAggggagtaaaaaaaaaggtcgaagATAAGACGCATGTTGGAGGATAACCCGCGTGCTGGACCATTCGAAACTCACGCATCGATTCCATAAATAGGGGGAATGATTGAAACGTTATTAAAGGAACAGGCAGCAACCGGAGGTACAACTTCAGTACCCCGGCaatcacattaatgttgctgtAAACTTGCGCGGACACGTCCGCCTTCTCGCCATCCTTGTCCAGTGCCATTTTGAGTGCCTCGATTTCGTCGGCAAACCCGGAAATCCGATAAATGCCTTCCTGCAGCATACCGTGGTTTTCCACCTCCTCGACGCACTTCAGCACGATGAACGGGATGCGACACTTGTGAGCCGTCACGAGCGTGGTCAAATCGACTCCGAAAATTCCTCGCAAGCGCTTGAGGTCCGGTACACACTTGGCCGGTACCAGTTCCGAGCACTTGAAGTGAGCCATAAATCCGCAATCTGCAAAATAGGTTAAGGGTTATTATGATGTGTCGATTGGCTGTGAATCGCATTCAGTATGGTACCGTCACATTTGACCCCTTGAGAGGTGAAACCCCATAAGAAGTTGGCACAAAATTCGCACCAATTCAACCCCTTGAAGGTGTGCGTTTTGAACGCGTGCTGCTTCTCGTAGCCAGGGTTATCATTATCGTACGTTTCCGATCTTTCAACGCCTGTCTCCTTCCCATCTCCGCCCgcactaccgccaccaccgacgccactGTCACAGCTATCCGCCGTTTCGGTGTCCGCTGTTTCCACGCTATCATGCACCACGGCCAGCTTGGAGGTAGGTTTGGACATTTCGTTGCACAGAGAGCGAAGCTTCCGCCGGTGAAGCGTCATGTACGGACTTTGTTCGTAGCACTTCTTCGTTTGGCTCATCATTTCCTTCAGAATGGGGGCCGCGTGTATTCGCATGTAGAAATCGACCAGCCCGTCGGCAACCATCTCCTGGATGGTTTCATACTTTTTGAAATTTTCCCGCAAAAAGTGACCCTTTTCAGGGCAGTAGAAGATTTTAAAATGCTTCGTCGACTGTCCGAACCGCAGGCTCAGCGTGTAGTAGTTATCGGCTCCCGGGCTGCGCCGCACCAGGTAGCTGCCATCCGGTTTGCCGCCCAGCAGCTGTTCGCACTCTTTGTGATCCATCGTACCGTGGAACTCCTTGCCGTATCGTGTGGGTCCCATAATGTCCTCATTCTCACACAGCACTGGCTTCGGTGTAGGGGCATCGAGCTGGATTTTGTAcactggaaggaagggagcaCGTAAGCGGGAGTAAGTGGAATGCATCAGACCGGCTCGTAGTTTACTTACATTCAGGTTTCCAGACGTTCGGTATGGCCAACACTGCATCCTTGGACATCGTCGCCAGCAGCCAATCCGCGACCGATTGGCATTTACGATTTGTGGGCGAGGGCGAACTTTAGAGCCCGTCTTTTTATGGATCCGGCAGACTGGCTGAACACCAGTATGCGTCATGCGACACGTAAGTGCACCTTTGGGGTCGGAAAACCCTAATTTTCACTAATGTATCTTAATTTATGAGTTAGTTTCacttaattatattttttttattaaatttttgtttttatttgtaaacaaaccatCGATGATAGTTGATCGATAAGTTACAGATTTCCCGTTTTGGTGTCAGTTTCCAGGAGTTCTCCAATTTTCCGATAGATGGCTGGCCCGCCGTGACAGGACGCTTGTCAAACTCCACTTCCGACAGCTAACACGCTTCCTCTTTCTGGTAAGCTAGCTCTGCTGAACAGACGTGTATTTTATTTGCTGTGCGCGTTTCGTGTCGATTCGACTTAAAAGTAAGAGCATCCCGCCTGTTGGCGTCCTCCACAGGAGAGCGGCCGTACTGACGCTGTGTTATTTCGCTTCGGTTTCCGTTTGCAGTTTCCCAAAATGCGTTACGTAGCGGCATATCTTCTGGCGGTGCTGGGCGGCAACGAGTCTCCCTCGAACGCTGACATCGAAAAGATCCTCAGCTCGGTCGGCATTGAGGCCGATTCCGCACGCGTCACCAAGATCGTGAACGAGCTGAAGGGCAAATCGATCGAGGAGCTGATTGCTTCGGGTCGCGAAAAGCTGTCCTCGATGccggctggcggtggtgccccGTCCGGTG is a window of Anopheles aquasalis chromosome 2, idAnoAquaMG_Q_19, whole genome shotgun sequence DNA encoding:
- the LOC126570868 gene encoding neurogenic locus notch homolog protein 1-like isoform X1, which codes for MRVCGRSGLSQTGPTIFTAANQKARFLLALLVFANVWLVTLGTQRTVYRAGDEIVTITRTKVDSTAGADRLAPGYSYYSYTAPQAVQQQPEIVYYTNANGITTRQYQSAAGTVTAATRRILYDDGTASEGTGSVPFILQFAFGQGCSRNPCGVGATCQETAGGRPVCSCPAGYSGNPLVQCRRDECLDHSECRSDQACRNGNCVNPCAGVCGINANCEVRNHVPVCSCPRGRTGDPFSSCRLQDPEELCRPSPCGSNTKCNVVNGVPTCSCLTGYIGSPLSGCRHECESDVECSATQYCSQFKCVNGCNQCGKGATCARVTGHRAVCECPKGYIGSPFSECRPECFGDRDCPAGRPACIYGICKNPCEGACGVGADCNLRGLTPVCSCPRDMTGDPFISCRPFTKEDLCSPNPCGTNAVCTPGYDRSNQERPVCTCPPGYTGNALSACVRGECQSDSECPDHKACISYQCVDPCAGQCGVGAQCQAKRHLAVCTCPAGTQGDALVSCRTARNYPVARYNKKRSATP
- the LOC126570868 gene encoding neurogenic locus notch homolog protein 1-like isoform X2; this encodes MRVCGRSGLSQTGPTIFTAANQKARFLLALLVFANVWLVTLGTQRTVYRAGDEIVTITRTKVDSTAGADRLAPGYSYYSYTAPQAVQQQPEIVYYTNANGITTRQYQSAAGTVTAATRRILYDDGTASEGQGCSRNPCGVGATCQETAGGRPVCSCPAGYSGNPLVQCRRDECLDHSECRSDQACRNGNCVNPCAGVCGINANCEVRNHVPVCSCPRGRTGDPFSSCRLQDPEELCRPSPCGSNTKCNVVNGVPTCSCLTGYIGSPLSGCRHECESDVECSATQYCSQFKCVNGCNQCGKGATCARVTGHRAVCECPKGYIGSPFSECRPECFGDRDCPAGRPACIYGICKNPCEGACGVGADCNLRGLTPVCSCPRDMTGDPFISCRPFTKEDLCSPNPCGTNAVCTPGYDRSNQERPVCTCPPGYTGNALSACVRGECQSDSECPDHKACISYQCVDPCAGQCGVGAQCQAKRHLAVCTCPAGTQGDALVSCRTARNYPVARYNKKRSATP
- the LOC126570868 gene encoding neurogenic locus notch homolog protein 3-like isoform X3 yields the protein MRVCGRSGLSQTGPTIFTAANQKARFLLALLVFANVWLVTLGQGCSRNPCGVGATCQETAGGRPVCSCPAGYSGNPLVQCRRDECLDHSECRSDQACRNGNCVNPCAGVCGINANCEVRNHVPVCSCPRGRTGDPFSSCRLQDPEELCRPSPCGSNTKCNVVNGVPTCSCLTGYIGSPLSGCRHECESDVECSATQYCSQFKCVNGCNQCGKGATCARVTGHRAVCECPKGYIGSPFSECRPECFGDRDCPAGRPACIYGICKNPCEGACGVGADCNLRGLTPVCSCPRDMTGDPFISCRPFTKEDLCSPNPCGTNAVCTPGYDRSNQERPVCTCPPGYTGNALSACVRGECQSDSECPDHKACISYQCVDPCAGQCGVGAQCQAKRHLAVCTCPAGTQGDALVSCRTARNYPVARYNKKRSATP
- the LOC126581304 gene encoding beta-chimaerin: MSKDAVLAIPNVWKPELYKIQLDAPTPKPVLCENEDIMGPTRYGKEFHGTMDHKECEQLLGGKPDGSYLVRRSPGADNYYTLSLRFGQSTKHFKIFYCPEKGHFLRENFKKYETIQEMVADGLVDFYMRIHAAPILKEMMSQTKKCYEQSPYMTLHRRKLRSLCNEMSKPTSKLAVVHDSVETADTETADSCDSGVGGGGSAGGDGKETGVERSETYDNDNPGYEKQHAFKTHTFKGLNWCEFCANFLWGFTSQGVKCDDCGFMAHFKCSELVPAKCVPDLKRLRGIFGVDLTTLVTAHKCRIPFIVLKCVEEVENHGMLQEGIYRISGFADEIEALKMALDKDGEKADVSAQVYSNINVIAGVLKLYLRLLPVPLITFQSFPLFMESMQEKSIGEQVIALRNAVKALPPAHLHCLKYILEHLNRIASHHAINKMNEHNLATVFAPTLIATPQHMSDLSQEISMLAALIGHCHAIFL
- the LOC126570303 gene encoding 60S acidic ribosomal protein P2; translated protein: MRYVAAYLLAVLGGNESPSNADIEKILSSVGIEADSARVTKIVNELKGKSIEELIASGREKLSSMPAGGGAPSGAPAAAGGGAAAAPAAEKKEEKKEESESEDDDMGFGLFE